A genomic window from Vanessa cardui chromosome Z, ilVanCard2.1, whole genome shotgun sequence includes:
- the LOC124543161 gene encoding uncharacterized protein LOC124543161, whose amino-acid sequence MPDAQTHFTMFGVVLLTGTLIALADARIYERCELARDLLKFGVKRDDVATWVCIAFHESRFDTAARNPHSGDHGLLQISELYWCGPGKACGVPCSAFRNEDIYDDVQCALRIHEEHTRLQGNGFLAWVVYPHHCKHNAKKYIIDCDTSVKHAPAKFDDRARHIKSFERNNTSPQFVSYPDIDKLKPPYLAINELFKGDYMNEFEKGYYNNKRPLNWLNFKIDNIDNLKLPDLTKKSYFERTTPSTNTLDPAFIGIKPPSPRKIESNQFRRRMMNSGTISPKNYDINENVFRKSFGDISPTNNVYVEIDLSQNPFIHLQKMPAKTTSSTEIPYQTRGLSRYNQNYMNNLASTSPRTTTTLETSTSSERRISTEQNYSLHTTTPKTITSRRGKARYVPENNNPDHSTLGLPSSTTSPPAATRINNNHTAKVNINYNMSMDSSNKSERREVKLLETTSPATYTIVNKSNKSMEVMQNKTTISIDGSSSTKTQKDENKPKTQSTNTSIETSGSHTRFSWDRPRYIQTTVSTPQTIWTTTSRASVPTTVAPTTERIVSSSKVTPLATQTTTDPAPTVKSTQSIFDLYLNPTKATLRPFKFTSFENSPFKVRIFSGGTTTPPASHLAPRKLRR is encoded by the coding sequence ATGCCTGATGCGCAAACGCACTTTACAATGTTCGGTGTCGTGTTGTTGACGGGTACGTTAATTGCGCTCGCTGACGCGCGCATTTACGAGCGCTGTGAACTCGCCCGTGACCTGTTGAAGTTCGGCGTGAAAAGGGACGATGTGGCGACGTGGGTGTGCATCGCCTTCCACGAGTCGCGCTTCGACACGGCCGCTCGCAACCCTCACAGCGGCGACCACGGGCTGCTGCAAATCAGTGAGCTGTACTGGTGCGGCCCCGGCAAAGCCTGCGGCGTGCCGTGTTCTGCATTCCGCAACGAAGACATATACGATGACGTTCAGTGCGCGTTACGAATTCACGAGGAACACACACGCCTTCAAGGCAACGGTTTCCTGGCCTGGGTAGTGTACCCGCACCACTGCAAGCATAATGCAAAGAAGTACATAATCGACTGCGATACTTCCGTAAAACATGCTCCTGCTAAGTTTGATGACAGAGCTCGGCACATAAAATCTTTTGAACGCAATAACACAAGCCCGCAGTTTGTCAGCTATCCAGATATCGATAAATTGAAACCACCTTATCTGGCCATTAATGAATTGTTTAAAGGAGATTatatgaatgaatttgaaaagggttattataataataaaaggccGTTAAACtggttaaattttaaaatcgacAACATTGACAATTTGAAGTTACCAGACCTGACTAAAAAAAGTTACTTCGAACGCACAACACCTTCTACTAACACACTAGATCCAGCTTTCATAGGAATAAAACCACCATCGCCTAGAAAAATTGAGTCCAATCAATTTCGCCGAAGGATGATGAACTCAGGAACAATATCTCCGAAAAACTATGATATAAATGAGAACGTGTTTAGAAAATCATTTGGTGATATCTCGCCAACGAACAACGTGTACGTAGAAATTGATCTATCTCAGAACCCCTTTATCCATTTGCAGAAGATGCCTGCAAAAACTACCAGTTCAACGGAAATACCGTATCAAACGAGAGGCTTATCGAGatacaatcaaaattatatGAACAACCTTGCCTCAACTTCGCCACGAACAACAACAACGCTCGAAACTTCAACGTCATCCGAAAGAAGAATCTCCACAGAACAGAACTATAGTTTACACACAACGACTCCGAAGACGATTACTTCAAGGAGAGGAAAAGCTCGATACGTGCCGGAAAACAACAATCCTGATCACTCAACGCTTGGTCTTCCTTCTAGTACGACCTCTCCACCGGCGGCCACTCGAATAAATAACAACCATACTGCaaaggtaaatattaattacaatatgtcTATGGACAGTTCAAACAAGAGCGAACGACGTGAAGTCAAATTGCTTGAAACAACATCTCCAGCGACTTACACAATCGTCAATAAATCTAACAAATCCATGGAAGTAATGCAAAACAAGACCACTATTTCTATTGATGGGAGTTCGTCTACAAAAACTCAGAAGGATGAAAATAAACCGAAGACTCAAAGTACGAACACATCGATAGAAACGTCAGGATCACATACAAGATTCAGTTGGGATAGACCGCGATACATTCAGACGACGGTATCGACGCCTCAAACCATCTGGACAACGACAAGCCGAGCCTCAGTACCGACGACTGTAGCACCCACTACCGAAAGAATTGTATCCTCATCAAAAGTTACGCCTCTCGCTACACAAACTACAACTGATCCGGCACCCACTGTTAAATCCACGCAGTCTATATTTGACTTATATTTGAATCCTACGAAGGCTACATTAAGACCTTTTAAGTTTACTTCATTCGAAAACAGTCCGTTCAAAGTTAGAATATTCTCAGGTGGTACCACCACTCCACCCGCTTCTCACCTTGCTCCAAGGAAGCTCAGgcgataa